Proteins encoded together in one Branchiostoma lanceolatum isolate klBraLanc5 chromosome 11, klBraLanc5.hap2, whole genome shotgun sequence window:
- the LOC136445145 gene encoding receptor-type tyrosine-protein phosphatase epsilon-like, translated as MGLAAVDNNLKHYRAISPWQASSIEDKDDECYHVIAVKTTKNSTGNLPEPEKLQVYKSQKEAEISDLGYAAYIAMAHPSEVVKTTNDVTLGDGSVTSCRGDRTSRDLTVDDVYDEDYTNSPLTPGAFYTTSVRAYGPKGGDQPSFSASQYTAPTRTASRRDKSYLIPIIAAACGAALLAIIITTVVCCLRRRKRSEKTNNNPQHVPRGRDNAMEMAAAGNDDDDGGGNIYANVANVSQLTINDPVPADRLEEVFNDRHANDDQIFRDEYGSIPDETSDPHEEYQRPENIEKNRFKNIFTYDHSRVVLSTTEGEPGSDYINANYVDGYNHTKKFIAAQGPLETTVDDFWRMVWEQDTATIVMVTNLVEKNKRKCTQYWPIRDSSTYGNVIVTFDDTTTLVDYVIRTFTLKQTTGNSRARTVTQFHFTSWPDHGVPQSPLGMMKFIRRAKTSNPPGRGPIVVHCSAGVGRTGTFIAIDAMQEMMAAEGRVDVRGFIAQMRNNRHSMVQTDDQYVFIYRALLEQHLYGDTEVEVANIHRHMHKLKAPSADPNEMGYEGEFKKLTRIPIDQENMRAANKPANKSKNRIVTSVPYDTTRVFLPQITGVKDSDYINASFIDGYRQRDGFLATQGPLRTTVDDFWRMVWEWKSYSIVMLTRLTENGQESCHKYWPDGRAEYGKISVELKETEKCPSFILRTFHVGHTEKTGPPFRVIRQFHFQDWLANGVPGNAGKMLDLIGKVEKQQQQSGNGPITVHCSSGAGRTGAFIALNTVLERVKAEGICDLFQTVKSMRYSRPHMVQTADQYLFCYQAVVEYLDSFDNYANFQ; from the exons ATGGGTCTGGCTGCTGTTGATAATAATCTAAAACATTACAGAGCCATCAGTCCCTGGCAAGCCAGTTCTATCGAAGATAAGGACGACGA ATGTTACCACGTCATTGCGGTAAAGACAACCAAGAACAGCACAGGCAATCTACCAGAACCAGAGAAGCTGCAAGTCTACAAGTCGCAGAAAGAGGCAGAGATCTCTGATCTTGGTTACGCTGCGTACATAGCAATGGCGCACCCATC CGAGGTTGTGAAGACGACCAATGACGTCACATTGGGCGACGGGAGTGTGACAAGCTGTAGAGGTGACCGAACGTCACGTGACCTGACAGTTGATGACGTGTACGACGAAGATTACACGAACTCCCCATTGACTCCAGGTGCATTCTACACCACGTCAGTCAGAGCGTATGGACCCAAAGGGGGCGATCAG CCCTCGTTCTCCGCAAGCCAGTACACAGCGCCGACAAGAACTG CTTCACGTCGAGACAAATCCTACCTGATCCCCATCATCGCAGCAGCCTGTGGGGCTGCTTTACTGGCCATCATCATCACTACTGTGGTCTGCTGTTTACG ACGGAGGAAACGTTCTGAAAAGACCAACAACAACCCTCAGCACGTTCCCAGGGGACGAGACAATGCCATGGAGATGGCAGCTGCGGGgaacgatgatgacgatggcgGTGGCAACATCTATGCCAACGTTGCGAATGTTTCTC AACTCACCATAAACGACCCCGTCCCAGCGGACCGTCTTGAGGAGGTTTTCAATGATAGACACGCCAATGATGACCAGATATTCCGCGACGAGTATGGG TCCATCCCAGACGAGACCTCCGATCCTCACGAAGAATACCAGCGACCAGAGAACATCGAGAAAAATCGGTTCAAGAACATTTTCACCT ACGACCACTCGCGAGTGGTTCTCTCTACCACAGAGGGCGAACCTGGCAGTGACTACATCAATGCTAACTACGTTGAC GGTTACAACCACACAAAGAAATTCATCGCTGCACAGG GTCCTTTGGAGACGACTGTTGATGACTTCTGGAGGATGGTGTGGGAGCAGGACACGGCTACTATCGTCATGGTAACCAATCTGGTGGAGAAAAACAAG CGGAAGTGCACACAGTACTGGCCAATCAGGGACAGCAGCACGTATGGAAATGTTATCGTGACCTTTGATGACACAACAACTCTTGTTGACTACGTCATCAGGACCTTCACCTTGAAACAGACGACG GGAAACAGCCGAGCCCGCACAGTGACTCAGTTCCACTTCACCAGCTGGCCGGACCACGGGGTGCCGCAGAGCCCCCTGGGAATGATGAAGTTCATCCGGCGGGCCAAGACCAGCAACCCTCCCGGCCGGGGACCCATCGTCGTGCACTGCAG TGCGGGAGTTGGACGCACCGGAACCTTCATCGCCATAGATGCCATGCAGGAGATGATGGCTGCCGAGGGGAGGGTGGATGTCCGCGGCTTCATCGCCCAGATGAGGAACAACCGACACTCCATGGTCCAGACAGAC GACCAGTACGTGTTCATCTACCGCGCCCTGCTGGAGCAGCATCTGTACGGAGACACGGAGGTGGAGGTGGCCAACATCCACAGGCACATGCACAAACTCAAGGCTCCGTCAGCGGATCCGAACGAGATGGGATACGAGGGGGAGTTCAAG AAGCTGACGAGGATTCCAATCGACCAGGAAAACATGAGGGCGGCCAACAAGCCTGCAAACAAAAGCAAGAATAGGATCGTGACGAGTGTCCCCT ACGACACCACCCGTGTCTTCCTGCCCCAAATCACCGGGGTTAAAGACTCTGATTACATCAACGCCTCCTTCATAGAC GGCTATCGTCAGAGGGACGGATTCCTTGCGACCCAGGGCCCGCTGCGGACCACTGTGGACGACTTCTGGCGGATGGTGTGGGAATGGAAGTCCTACTCTATTGTCATGCTGACGAGACTGACGGAGAATGGACAG GAAAGCTGTCATAAGTACTGGCCTGACGGGCGGGCTGAGTACGGGAAGATCAGTGTGGAGCTTAAGGAGACGGAGAAGTGTCCCTCCTTCATCCTGCGCACCTTTCACGTGGGGCACACCGAGAAGACG GGCCCCCCGTTTCGAGTGATTCGGCAGTTCCACTTCCAGGACTGGCTGGCCAATGGCGTTCCAGGAAACGCCGGGAAAATGTTGGATCTGATCGGCAAGGTAGAGAAGCAACAGCAGCAGTCAGGGAACGGACCAATCACCGTGCACTGCAG TTCCGGAGCAGGTCGCACTGGAGCGTTCATCGCCCTGAACACTGTCCTGGAGCGGGTGAAAGCTGAGGGGATCTGTGATCTGTTCCAGACGGTCAAGTCTATGCGGTACAGCCGGCCGCACATGGTGCAGACTGCT GACCAGTACCTGTTCTGCTACCAGGCAGTTGTGGAATACCTGGACAGTTTTGACAACTACGCGAATTTCCAGTGA
- the LOC136445146 gene encoding fibulin-2-like: protein MEVLFGFLDIDECDSNYGRGPCDQTCDNSVGSFTCSCGIGYNLNSDGRTCDDINECTLSNGGKGPCEQKCRNSPGSFICSCDHGYSLTTDERTCSDVNECTGTPRPCSQICNDIEGGYSCSCWEGFKKHSTNRKICIAPADITPSMLRVTAESSSTMRLQWSIPRYPWQITRQYVYVNGTEDAHVTDQEEIGIGNRARSFRVNNLMPYTNYTFWLVAVINEFRSNKSEPVTQRTLEGTPTAPQNVKLMNISWHELRATWEHPEQFQGPSEGYVIKLYSSGERSNEAAPIGPVNSTEYIFSGLHAATEYTVEVQASNGKNNGPAGNDTTRTSDGCK, encoded by the exons ATGGAAGTATTGTTTGGGTTTTTAG ACATCGACGAATGTGACTCAAATTATGGCAGAGGACCATGTGATCAGACCTGTGATAACTCAGTCGGCAGCTTCACCTGCAGCTGTGGCATTGGGTACAATCTCAACTCGGACGGCAGGACGTGTGATG ACATTAACGAATGCACCCTCTCAAACGGTGGCAAAGGACCCTGTGAACAGAAATGTCGGAACTCACCTGGAAGTTTCATCTGTAGCTGTGACCATGGCTACAGTCTCACCACAGACGAGCGAACATGCAGTG ACGTCAATGAATGCACGGGAACTCCTCGTCCTTGTAGTCAGATATGCAATGACATTGAAGGTGGCTACAGCTGCTCCTGTTGGGAGGGATTCAAGAAGCATTCAACAAACCGAAAGATCTGCATCG CACCTGCGGACATAACTCCATCCATGTTACGGGTAACTGCTGAGTCATCATCTACAATGCGGCTACAGTGGTCAATCCCAAGGTATCCCTGGCAGATCACTAGACAGTACGTCTATGTGAATGGGACAGAGGACGCACATGTAACCGAccaagaagaaattggaattggCAACAGAGCTCGATCATTCAGAGTGAACAACCTCATGCCCTACACAAACTACACCTTCTGGCTCGTTGCCGTCATCAATGAGTTCCGAAGTAATAAAAGTGAGCCTGTCACCCAACGTACGCTGGAAGGAA CTCCCACCGCTCCTCAAAACGTCAAACTAATGAACATATCATGGCACGAGCTACGGGCTACCTGGGAGCATCCTGAGCAGTTCCAAGGGCCAAGTGAGGGCTACGTCATCAAACTGTACAGCTCTGGGGAACGCAGCAATGAGGCCGCTCCGATCGGACCTGTAAACAGCACAGAATACATCTTCAGTGGCCTTCATGCTGCCACCGAATACACAGTGGAG GTTCAAGCGTCCAACGGAAAGAACAATGGCCCAGCTGGCAATGACACTACTCGAACAAGTGATGGATGTAAGTAA